GCTCCTGCCGCTTGTGGATCGCCTTCAGGTTCTCGGCGGAGGAGGACTCGACGCCGACGTAAAGCATCTCAATGCCCGCCTCGCGGAAGGCCTCGGCCAGCTCGGGGTCGGAGCCCAGCTCGGCGCGGTTCTGCGTGATGAAGCGCATGCCCTCGGTCAGGCTCCTCCAGCCGCGGGCGCGCTGCAGCCGGTCGTTGCGGAACTTGATCGCCCGCTTCGGCGGTGAGTGCAGGTCGTCGGAGACGAAGACGCGCACGTTGCCGTCGGGCCACTTGTAGATCAGGCCGTCGGCGGCCATGCGCTGCAGCTGCATCAGCCGCTTCAGCTCGGTCTCCGGCTCGACCATGCGGTAGCCGACGAACTGCTCGATCACCTCGCAGTAGGTGCAGCTTTCCGTGCAGCCGCGCGAGGTTTCCAGCACGCCGGCGGCCATCGGGTTCTGCGGGTTGAGGTCGCGGATCGATTCGTAATCGGGCAGCTCGACGTAGTCGGACTTGATCATGCGCCGGAAGGGGCGCTGCACCAGGCGGCCGTCCGCTAAGAAGGCGAGGCCGTCAAGCTTGTGCAGCTCGCGCGCCCGATCGGCGCCGTCATAGGTCATTAGCAGGTCGCAGAGCGGGCCAATCACGTCCTCGCCCTCGCGCTGCACGATGACGTCCATGCCGGTGAGACGCATCGCTTCTTCTGGCAGCGGCCCCATCTGCGGCCCGCCGCCCAGCACCACGATGTTCGGGTGATAGAGCTTCGCCTGCCGGGCGATCTCGTAGGCGCGGGGGGTCTCGTTGATCAGGGCGGTGACCAGCAGGATATCGGCATCGACCAGGTCTTTGTCGGGGTCGATCTTGCCACTGCGGTCCTCGAACCAGATCTCGCGCTCGTAGCGGTAGGGCGCGCCGTCGCGCTTGCTCCAGATCTCCAGCGCCCGCGAGAGGAAGAGCATGCCCTGCCGGGGAATGGCGACATACTCGAAGTTGCCGCCGGTCGAGCGTGGCTGCACGAGCACCACGCGCCTGGTTGTAGCCATCGAGTCTCCTTCCGGGATATGGCCGGCCGCCCGGCCGCGGACGCTGCTTTACGTCATTGTCACAGAGGATTGCCCGTTCGTAAACCTTTCGATAGATCCGCGGGGTGAGCGGGGCGGGTGGCTAGGGTAGCTCCTCGGTGCGGCTACGGCAGGGCGAAGTGCTCGCGGATGCGTCGGGCCGTGGTCTCGGCGCTGAGATCGCTGGTGTCGATCCGCAAGTGCGGCACGTCGAGCGGCAGTTCGCCGCCGTTGTCCCAGCAGTGCGCGGACAGAAACAGCCGTACGTACGCTTCATCGCGGCACTGGCCCGCTCAGGCGTCGGCCTCTTCGCCCTGCGCCGCGGCCCAGTTGGACATCGCCTCTTCGATCTCCTGCCACAGCTCCTGCAACTGCCGGCCCAGCTTCGCCCGCGCCTGGTGCAGCCGCGCCTTGACCGCGTTCGGCGCCACTTCAAGCTGCGCCGCCGTCTCCGCCAGCGTCAGCCCGGCGAGGTAGTAGAGCTGCACCGCCGCCTGCTGGCCGCGCGGCAAGGTCGCGATCGCGCGGCGCACGCGCTCAACCAGGTCACCGGCGACGGCCTCCTCCTCCGGCGTGGCGTAGGGCGCCACCGGCTCGTGCAGGCGGCCGGCGGCGAACAGCGCTTCTAACGACAGCGCCGCGCGTGCCCGTTGCCGCAGCCAGCGCCGGCAGATATTCAACCCGATGCCCGTGATCCAGGCGCCGAAGCGGCCCGGCGTGCGCAACGAGTTGAGATGCACCAGCCCCTGAAGCGCCGCCTCCTGGGCCGCATCCTCAGCTTCGTCCGGGTCGCCGAGCAGCCGGGCACAAAGCGCAAGCGTCATCGGCCGGTAGCGCCCGACGAGCACGCCGAACGCCCCCCGGTCGCCCTGCTGCGCAGCACGCACCAGTGTGCTGTCCGCCGCCGCGGCTGTCGCTGTCATGGCTCCCAGGTGCTGAGAAGCTTCCACTGAATAGTCGCCCGCACGGTGCACAAGGTTATATCAGCGCAGCACACGCTGGCGCAGATATACCAGACCGCGCCGCATCTCGCCATTCCTCGCGGCGCGCAGCGCCGCGGAACCCGTGTGAGCGATCTGCCGCTTGCCGGCCGGCCGTCTCTGCAAGCGAGGCGACCCGGCTGCAGTGCGCTGTTCCTGCCAACGATCGCCCCCTTCTCCCCGTGCTGGCCACTATGGTCCCGCGGTGTACACGATTCATGTGTTTCATGTGTCATGTGGTAGCAAGAGAAGGGGGTCGGGGTTATGAGGGCCACGCGCCCCCGCCCGCCGCGCCGCCCGCACCGAGCCCGCCGAGTCCACCCAGCCCCGCAAGCCCGCCCATGCCGCCCATTGCGCCCATGCCTCCGCCAAGACCGGGGAAGGGCGCGGCCGGCGCCGGCGTCAGGCCGAGCACGTCCTGGCGGGCGCGCGGCAGCGCCTCCAGCACGTCGGAGGCGAGCACGCCGGCGTCGCCCAGCTCTTTGCGCAGCAGGTCGCCGGCGGTGCCGTGCAGGAAGACGCCGCAGGCCGCCGCTTCCGGCGCCGGCAGCCCCTGCGCCAAAAGCCCCGCGATCGTGCCGGCCAGCACGTCGCCGGTGCCGGCGCTGGCCAGCGCGGGATTCGAGAACGGCGAAAGCCAGGTGCGGCCGTCCGGCGCGGCGACGATCGTGCCGGCGCCCTTCAGCACCACGACCTGCTGCCAGCGCTGCGCGGCGTTCGCCGCCGTCTCCATGCGCTTCGCCTGGATCTCGGCCACGCTCGTGCCGAGAAGGCGCGCCATCTCACCGGGGTGCGGCGTGAGCACGCCGCCCGGCGGCACCAGCGCGGACCAGCCGTCGACCTCGCTGAGGATGTTGAGCGCATCGGCATCGAAGACGAAGCCCTTCAAGTTCATGGGAATGCGGCCGAGCAGATCGGTGAACGCCACGGAGGTCGAGTCGCGGTGCGAGAGGCCGCAGCCGGCCAGCAGCACGTCGTAGCGCTCAAGCTCCGCGATCACGCGCGAGGCGGCGCCCACGGCGAGAAAGCCGTCCTCTTCGGGCAGCGGCAGAAAGGTGCCTTCGGAGAACTTCGCGGCGAGGATCGGCAGGATCGAGTGCACGCAGGCGAAGGTGACGAGCCCGGCCCCGGCCCGCGCCGCCGCCGCCGTCGAGAGATAGGCCGCGCCGACGTACTGCAACGAGCCCGTGAGCGAGAGCACCTTGCCGAACGTGCCCTTGTTGGCGCTCGCCGGCCGCTCGGGCAGGTGCTTGCGCACCCACGAGCGTTCCAGCAGCTCCAGCGGCAGCTCCTGCGCCGCCGCGGGCGGAATGCCGATCTCCACGACCTGCAGACGGCCG
This sequence is a window from Dehalococcoidia bacterium. Protein-coding genes within it:
- a CDS encoding NAD(P)H-hydrate dehydratase; this translates as MKLVTSEQMRGLEQAAEAAGVSAAELMENAGLAVAQEAWMLLGSLEERRIVVLCGPGNNGGDGLVAARHLGDWGVNVGVYLLKPREDDPLVEAVRGLEVPVTSAEDDADLATLRSWLTGSDLVIDALLGTGRARPIEGALAGVLDAVQAARASVPPPKILAVDLPSGLDADSGAVDAHTVAADQTVTFQYPKLGLYTPEREVAGRLQVVEIGIPPAAAQELPLELLERSWVRKHLPERPASANKGTFGKVLSLTGSLQYVGAAYLSTAAAARAGAGLVTFACVHSILPILAAKFSEGTFLPLPEEDGFLAVGAASRVIAELERYDVLLAGCGLSHRDSTSVAFTDLLGRIPMNLKGFVFDADALNILSEVDGWSALVPPGGVLTPHPGEMARLLGTSVAEIQAKRMETAANAAQRWQQVVVLKGAGTIVAAPDGRTWLSPFSNPALASAGTGDVLAGTIAGLLAQGLPAPEAAACGVFLHGTAGDLLRKELGDAGVLASDVLEALPRARQDVLGLTPAPAAPFPGLGGGMGAMGGMGGLAGLGGLGGLGAGGAAGGGAWPS
- a CDS encoding RNA polymerase sigma factor; this translates as MTATAAAADSTLVRAAQQGDRGAFGVLVGRYRPMTLALCARLLGDPDEAEDAAQEAALQGLVHLNSLRTPGRFGAWITGIGLNICRRWLRQRARAALSLEALFAAGRLHEPVAPYATPEEEAVAGDLVERVRRAIATLPRGQQAAVQLYYLAGLTLAETAAQLEVAPNAVKARLHQARAKLGRQLQELWQEIEEAMSNWAAAQGEEADA
- a CDS encoding radical SAM protein produces the protein MATTRRVVLVQPRSTGGNFEYVAIPRQGMLFLSRALEIWSKRDGAPYRYEREIWFEDRSGKIDPDKDLVDADILLVTALINETPRAYEIARQAKLYHPNIVVLGGGPQMGPLPEEAMRLTGMDVIVQREGEDVIGPLCDLLMTYDGADRARELHKLDGLAFLADGRLVQRPFRRMIKSDYVELPDYESIRDLNPQNPMAAGVLETSRGCTESCTYCEVIEQFVGYRMVEPETELKRLMQLQRMAADGLIYKWPDGNVRVFVSDDLHSPPKRAIKFRNDRLQRARGWRSLTEGMRFITQNRAELGSDPELAEAFREAGIEMLYVGVESSSAENLKAIHKRQEPDQMHKDLIALKEWGFRVVAMTIIGLPFDTEDSIMQLAEWVTGVSHYQTANLLTPLPATINWPDGHGGGLALLDRDGSLLPEGKLPPYDLFTGRQFVHHDKRWTMQESREIYTRYTDRLKPIDRLYEAIFRRMEQKSRRGGGAIPVRV